One segment of Variovorax sp. PAMC28562 DNA contains the following:
- a CDS encoding Flp family type IVb pilin translates to MNTQRLSQVRRHIVSKIKVKGQGMTEYLVILGLIAISAIAVFSFFGQTLRNQVAGMSQEVGGKTGSAEVTKAQTAAGKGSTNADVNYNMSTYTKGAADGAK, encoded by the coding sequence ATGAATACCCAACGTCTGAGCCAGGTTCGCCGCCACATCGTCTCGAAGATCAAGGTCAAGGGCCAGGGCATGACCGAGTACCTCGTGATCCTCGGGCTGATCGCCATCTCTGCGATCGCGGTGTTCAGCTTCTTCGGGCAGACGCTGCGCAACCAGGTGGCAGGCATGTCGCAGGAGGTCGGCGGCAAGACCGGCTCGGCCGAGGTGACCAAGGCGCAGACCGCCGCCGGCAAGGGCTCCACCAACGCCGATGTGAACTACAACATGAGCACCTACACCAAGGGCGCGGCGGACGGCGCCAAGTAA